The sequence AATATTGTGACAGAAGAAAACAACAATTTTATTCAGCTCGATGACCTCCGGGTCCACTATAAGCTCGGCGGCGGGCTCTTTAGCGATGCAAAGGTCGTAAAAGCAGTCGATGGCGTTACGTTCGAGATCAAGAAAGGCGAAACGCTCGGGCTGGTCGGCGAATCGGGCTGCGGCAAATCGACACTCGGCAAGGCGATACTCCGGCTGACCGAGCCGACCGGCGGAAAGGTCTTCTATAATGGCAAAAATCTCGCCGACCTTCCGGCGGGCGAGATGCGGGAGCAGCGAAAGCATCTGCAGATGATCTTTCAGGACCCATACGCCTCGCTCAATCCGCGTATGAACGTGGGCCAGATCATCGGCGAACCGATCAAGACCTTCGGACTCGCAGATGGGGCGAAGGTGGACACGCTGGTCGGCGACCTGATGGAAACGGTGGGTCTAAGCCGGCGTTTTATCAAGCGATATCCGCATGAGTTTTCCGGCGGTCAGCGGCAGCGGATCGGCATCGCCCGAGCACTTGCCGTGGCGCCGGAGTTCATTGTCGCCGATGAACCGATCTCTGCTCTCGATGTTTCGATCCAGGCTCAGATAATGAATCTGATGGAGAAGCTCCAGGCGGACAAGGGGCTAACCTATCTTTTCATCTCACACGACCTCAGGGCCGTGCGGCATCTTTCGGATCGCGTTGCCGTTATGTATCTCGGTAAGATCGTCGAGCTGGCTCCGGGCAAAGACATTTATTCCAGCCCGCTGATGCCCTATACGCAAGCGCTGATCTCGGCCGTGCCCGTCCCCGACCCGGAGGTCGAGGCGAAACGGGAACGAATAATTCTGCAGGGCGACGTGCCCTCGCCGATAAACCCGCCCTCGGGCTGCCATTTTCACACCCGCTGCCCGTATGCCATCGCCGAGTGTAAACAGGTCGTACCGCAGCTCGTCGAGATCAAGCCCGCTCACCGTGCGGCATGTATCCGCATCAACAACGAGCATCCTGACATCAAGGCAAACGCCGAGGCCGGACTCGGCGCGATCGGCGTTTAGAAGCAAGCGAAAGTTTCGAAGTTTCAAATGAAAAGGCCGGCCGGAAGGTGATTCCGGCCGGCCTTTTTGTTTCTATTGCTGCTCCGCCTTTACGGGGCGGGGAGTTTTAGGTTGTGGCACTCTTGGCGTTCGCTACGTCGCGAAGTGCTTTGACGCGGTCGTGTGCTGCCTGAACCTTTGTGTGCTGGTTCTGGACCGTCTGACGGATCGTCTCAGGAAGTGGCTGCTCGAGAGCCGAGCGATACTGTCCAAGAGCGACATCTTCGCC comes from Acidobacteriota bacterium and encodes:
- a CDS encoding ATP-binding cassette domain-containing protein — its product is MTEENNNFIQLDDLRVHYKLGGGLFSDAKVVKAVDGVTFEIKKGETLGLVGESGCGKSTLGKAILRLTEPTGGKVFYNGKNLADLPAGEMREQRKHLQMIFQDPYASLNPRMNVGQIIGEPIKTFGLADGAKVDTLVGDLMETVGLSRRFIKRYPHEFSGGQRQRIGIARALAVAPEFIVADEPISALDVSIQAQIMNLMEKLQADKGLTYLFISHDLRAVRHLSDRVAVMYLGKIVELAPGKDIYSSPLMPYTQALISAVPVPDPEVEAKRERIILQGDVPSPINPPSGCHFHTRCPYAIAECKQVVPQLVEIKPAHRAACIRINNEHPDIKANAEAGLGAIGV